In Portunus trituberculatus isolate SZX2019 chromosome 33, ASM1759143v1, whole genome shotgun sequence, the following proteins share a genomic window:
- the LOC123512161 gene encoding sushi, von Willebrand factor type A, EGF and pentraxin domain-containing protein 1-like isoform X2: MFRPLRGGALVLLLGVLASAQLKKEDAIFHCPEGWEIRGQYCYKFFDIRHSWDKAAQLCKRFGSDLVLVESYEQNNFTNTLAKRSLDDAANSYWLGLVTLNDLSTNTLGSASGKHVSLYSGFWSQGQPQVSGGECVRARLTDQHQSWELSTCENLLPFMCRVQACTSGSVHCSNGRCVNKAFMCDGQNDCGDMSDETDCPDRCHFYMRTSGASIESPQYPKKYGPNMDCKWTLEGPVGHNIVLQFFEFDTEKNFDTVQILSGGRTEDSAVSLTTLSGRQDLADRLFISASNFMILKFRTDATVEKRGFRASWKTEPQDCGGELIATPQEQIMTSYNYPLEYPGGLECLYLIRTQKGRVITLEILDFELENEKDFILVRDGSSPSDSLLARLSGPQEKNPRFIVSTGSVIYFYFYTSLGTSHRGFRIKYYSGCSISLEDTQGTITSPAYGIKDYPTNQECRYLLRRPGGGPLSLKFNSFNVKDKDTVQVFDGKTSSEGIRLHSGAGFSANNPPTITLTAASGAMVLLFNSDPLRSSVGWSANFSADCPSLVAGKGAIASSRDTSFGSVVTFTCPVGQEFASNRSSIMTTCQPGGSWSIDYIPKCQVVYCGPVPQIDNGFSIGATNVTYEGRATYQCYAGFGFLSGQPTESIMCTEKGHWERLPECMASQCPPLPETPHAETDILNGGGRSYGTVVRFECEPGYFRTGLPVIHCMTNGSWSGEVPTCSRIRCHQFPEIANGFVTDLSRDYYFGDEARVQCHRGYRLMGSAIIQCGPEQQFINLPTCQDINECEAAQCDAASTECHNSPGAFSCKCKDGFRPNLDCRPRGDLGVSDGGIPDDAIFVSSTAAGYEKNTVRLNSQLGWCGAVPVPGRNWVMVDLRVPTVIFGFRTQPVNRPEGKIAFAKSIRLQYTDDLTDVFREYTNNDGSPVEFRITSGASLSVVNLPTPVEARYIRLNIADYDEAPCLKFELMGCARQDCTDINECGENNGGCDQRCINSPGSFSCLCNVGYELFTENGTAGFHIDQSESGLRDGDRYQLNKTCVRKMCPTLTSPENGILLDTRKMFHYGDMVSFQCNFGYVMVGTDTLVCTSSGIWNGTLPECRYASCELLPDDAAQGLNLIGGDAETSLVPFMQNVTVSCSAEGRPLRDTLTAGFRQCVYDPLTGRTDYWLSGVIPECPRVDCGEPAETPGATYGFTLDTQFQSSFFFGCEETFSLAGQTSLNDNAVRCQDDSTWDFGDLRCEGPVCSDPGHPPEGVQVATSYEQGSKVSFQCTRQGYIPITDDPITCVREPECRVVAPIGITSGKIPASAINATSQRVNYEAFNIRLNSATGWCGQQEAFTYVAVDLGVVHRVKAMLVKGVITNDVVGRPTEIRFFYKENEADNYIVYYPNFNLTARDPGNYGELAMITLPTVVKARFVILGIVSYDKNPCLKFELMGCQDEPPSQRLLGYDMGYPWCVDNEPPQFADCPINPIVVQKNVDGYQAVNFTVPTAFDNSGSIARTEVRPAGFALPKFVLEDMMVEYLAFDFDGNVAICQINITVLDDTPPALTCPQSYVIELVEQQENYRVNFNSSITLASVNVSDNSGEYQLQVRPEVALIRVGGYENVSVIATDPSGNTAACSFQVAVQATACVEWELKPPANGRLNCAPDLGEGVECIATCDSGFRFTDNMPSKTFTCKQDLSWQPTRVVPDCVSENTQQANYDVVADVTYRANGAVQPTCLPQYKSLLEQYYESLNGVLSGRCSAAFNVAIDLVFQDTRLDLTEENVVSVEYVVRLTPEVNQKELYDLCGSTLSLIFDLSVPSTSAVIEPLLSLSSAGNACPPMRALNSNVTRGFTCNVGEVLNTETTVVPRCLHCPAGTYAPQNEGMCSPCKRGFYQDESRQGSCKQCPPGTYTRHEGSKALLDCVPVCGYGTYSPTGLVPCLNCPHNSYTETPPVDGFKECKACPPETFTYSAATSSQQLCRRKCRPGAYSDTGLEPCALCPVNFYQPFEGRTTCLECETGNRTVNAGSTTPRDCQSVTCTEGTCQNGGVCLARQHQVQCYCPAGFTGRFCEVDVNECASRPCYNGGTCVDLPQGYRCDCPTSYSGQQCQEEETDCVEDACPARAMCKDNPGRNSYECLCRSGYTGPACNITVNPCTESGNPCANDAICVPLEQGRFRCQCQPGWEGRLCETNIDDCADIPCLLDANCTDLVHDFRCDCPAGFTGKRCHVKVDLCQPSPCANGICVDRFFEHECICHPGWSGEECDINDDECASNPCMNGGQCLDEVDGFRCACDTGYTGSICQHTIDDCASDPCQNGGTCVDELDGFTCECRPGFVGLQCEASIDECISNPCNPEGTAKCLDLDNMFRCRCNPGYEGEFCEHNINECSSSPCMNGAICIDGVNDFSCTCKAGWTGKRCENDIGGCDGLPCLNAAQCINLFQDYFCVCPSGTDGKRCQVTPERCVGNPCMNGASCQDYGSGLNCTCSRDYTGVGCQYEFDACEAGLCQNGATCVDRGAGYECVCPPGYTGTHCDQDIMDCTQTSCPPGATCIDLTNDFYCKCPFNLTGEDCRKVINIDYELYINDESKASSASLATPFELGEATSFTLAFWVQFAVQDDLGTIFTLYSVSSPYVPTNRRVLLQATNTGIAIEFFEDIKEFVTYRTNIPVNDGQWHHVALVWDGMAGTITLTTDAVVVAQVEDFGQDRHLPMFGWVTLGSVESEFSGYKNERGFHGRIARLNAWNRPLDFRAEIPKMVCVCVCVCVCVCVCVCVCVCVCVCVCVCVCVCVCVCVRAPTCLLVPFFYTYTLHSFPFNCCILFIHDRKRCHSWTSVCVCVCVCVCVCVRACVRACVRAFVLLSSRTCVGGFDFFIKTIFIFFFFWTIVCIVDMLSVEVRELCMLCILCFL; encoded by the exons GTTCGGCTCAGATCTGGTGCTGGTGGAGAGCTATGAACAGAACAATTTCACCAACACCCTGGCGAAACGCTCTCTGGATGACGCCGCAAACAGCTACTGGTTGGGGCTCGTCACCCTCAACGACCTTTCCACCAACACCCTCGGCAGCGCCAGCGGGAAGCACGTGTCCTTGTACTCAG GCTTCTGGTCACAGGGGCAGCCGCAGGTGTCAGGTggagagtgcgtgcgtgcgcggcTCACTGACCAGCACCAGTCATGGGAACTGAGCACCTGCGAGAACCTGCTTCCATTCATGTGTCGCGTCCAGGCCTGCACCAGCGGCTCCGTCCACTGCTCCAATGGCAGATGCGTCAACAAG gcGTTCATGTGTGACGGCCAGAATGATTGCGGTGACATGTCAGACGAGACGGACTGCCCCGACCGATGCCACTTCTACATGCGCACGTCGGGAGCCTCCATCGAGAGCCCCCAGTACCCCAAGAAGTACGGCCCCAACATGGACTGCAAGTGGACTCTGGAGGGACCCGTCGGCCACAACATTGTCCTCCAGTTCTTCGAGTTTGACACCGAGAAGAACTTTGACACCGTGCAGATCCTTAGTGGGGGACGCACCGAGGACTCTGCCGTGTCCCTCACCACGCTCTCCGGACGACAGGACCTCGCTGACCGTCTCTTCATCTCCGCCTCTAACTTCATGATCCTCAAGTTCAGGACTGATGCCACTGTGGAGAAGAGAGGTTTCAG AGCCTCATGGAAGACAGAACCTCAAGACTGTGGAGGAGAGCTGATTGCAACACCCCAGGAGCAGATCATGACCTCCTACAACTACCCACTCGAGTACCCAGGCGGCCTCGAGTGTCTGTACCTCATCCGGACACAGAAGGGACGCGTCATCACTTTGGAGATTCTCGACTTTGAGCTTGAGAATG AGAAGGACTTCATCTTGGTGCGTGACGGCAGCTCACCCTCTGACTCCCTGCTGGCCAGACTCTCCGGTCCTCAGGAGAAGAACCCTCGCTTCATTGTGTCCACTGGCTCTGtcatctacttctacttctacaccAGCCTAGGCACCTCACACAGGGGCTTCAGGATCAA GTACTACTCTGGGTGCTCCATCTCTTTGGAGGACACTCAGGGCACCATCACCTCCCCAGCATACGGCATCAAGGACTACCCCACCAACCAGGAGTGTCGCTACCTCCTCAGACGTCCCGGAGGTGGGCCCCTCTCCCTCAAG TTTAACAGCTTCAACGTCAAGGACAAGGATACTGTGCAGGTGTTTGATGGCAAGACATCCTCAGAGGGCATCCGTCTTCACTCTGGTGCTGGTTTCTCCGCCAACAACCCgcccaccatcaccctcactGCCGCCTCAGGAGCCATGGTGCTGCTCTTCAACTCTGACCCCCTGCGTTCCTCTGTCGGCTGGTCTGCTAACTTCTCTGCTG ACTGCCCCTCACTGGTGGCTGGCAAGGGTGCTATTGCCTCCTCCAGGGATACCTCCTTCGGCAGTGTGGTGACCTTCACGTGTCCTGTGGGACAGGAGTTCGCCAGCAACCGGTCCTCCATCATGACCACCTGCCAGCCAGGCGGATCCTGGTCCATTGATTACATTCCCAAGTGTCAAG TGGTGTATTGTGGGCCGGTGCCTCAGATCGACAACGGCTTCAGCATCGGCGCCACCAATGTCACCTATGAGGGCCGGGCCACCTACCAGTGCTATGCTGGCTTTGGCTTCCTCAGCGGCCAGCCCACCGAGTCTATCATGTGCACAGAGAAgggacactgggagaggcttcCAGAGTGCATGG CTTCCCAGTGCCCACCACTCCCCGAAACACCTCATGCTGAGACAGATATCCTCAATGGAGGTGGCCGCAGCTATGGCACAGTGGTGAGGTTTGAGTGTGAGCCGGGCTACTTCCGCACCGGCTTGCCCGTCATCCACTGCATGACCAACGGCTCCTGGTCTGGCGAGGTGCCCACCTGCTCCAGGATCAGGTGCCACCAGTTCCCAGAG ATTGCCAATGGGTTCGTGACAGACCTGTCTAGAGATTACTACTTTGGGGATGAGGCGCGAGTCCAGTGTCACCGAGGGTACCGCCTGATGGGTTCCGCTATCATCCAGTGTGGCCCAGAGCAACAGTTCATCAATCTGCCTACATGTCAAG ACATCAACGAGTGTGAGGCTGCCCAGTGTGACGCCGCCTCCACTGAGTGCCACAATAGCCCCGGCGCCTTCTCCTGCAAGTGCAAGGATGGCTTCAGGCCAAACCTGGACTGTCGGCCAAGAGGTGACTTGGGTGTGTCTGATGGCGGGATTCCTGATGATGCCATATTTGTGTCCTCTACGGCTGCTGGCTATGAAAAGAAT aCGGTTCGGCTCAATTCTCAGCTGGGATGGTGTGGCGCTGTGCCGGTGCCAGGCCGTAACTGGGTCATGGTGGATCTCCGTGTGCCTACTGTCATTTTTGGCTTCCGCACACAGCCGGTGAATCGTCCTGAGGGCAAGATTGCCTTTGCCAAGTCCATTCGCCTGCAGTACACAGACGACCTCACTGATGTGTTCCGTGAATACACCAACAATGACGGCTCCCCTGTTGAGTTCCGCATCACCTCCGGTGCCTCCCTCTCAGTGGTCAACTTGCCCACGCCCGTTGAGGCACGTTACATCCGCCTCAACATTGCTGACTATGATGAAGCTCCATGCCTCAAGTTTGAGCTGATGGGATGTGCTCGTCAGGACTGCACCGACATCAACGAGTGTGGTGAGAACAATGGTGGCTGTGACCAGCGCTGCATCAATTCCCCAGGGTCCTTCTCCTGCCTCTGTAATGTGGGCTATGAGCTCTTTACAGAAAATGGCACTGCAGGATTCCACATTGATCAATCTGAATCTGGCCTGAGGGACGGCGACCGCTACCAGCTGAACAAGACCTGTGTGCGCAAGATGTGCCCAACACTGACCTCGCCAGAGAATGGCATCCTGCTGGACACCCGCAAAATGTTCCACTATGGTGACATGGTCAGCTTCCAGTGCAACTTTGGATATGTGATGGTGGGCACAGACACATTGGTCTGTACCAGCAGTGGTATTTGGAATGGCACTCTGCCAGAGTGCCGCTATGCAAGCTGTGAGCTCCTGCCTGATGACGCTGCCCAAGGCCTCAATCTTATAGGGGGTGATGCAGAGACCTCTCTCGTGCCCTTCATGCAGAATGTCACTGTGTCCTGTAGTGCTGAGGGCCGTCCATTGAGAGACACCCTCACTGCTGGTTTCCGTCAGTGTGTGTATGATCCTCTGACCGGCAGAACTGACTACTGGCTGTCTGGCGTCATTCCAGAGTGTCCCCGTGTGGACTGTGGCGAACCTGCTGAGACACCAGGTGCCACGTATGGCTTCACTCTGGACACACAGTTccagtcttctttcttctttgggtGTGAGGAGACCTTCAGTCTGGCAGGTCAGACAAGCCTCAATGACAATGCTGTGCGCTGCCAAGATGACTCCACCTGGGACTTTGGTGACCTGCGCTGTGAGGGACCTGTCTGTTCTGACCCAGGCCATCCTCCGGAGGGTGTGCAGGTTGCCACCAGCTATGAGCAAGGTTCCAAGGTGAGCTTCCAATGCACTCGGCAAGGTTACATCCCCATCACGGACGACCCCATCACCTGTGTGCGGGAGCCTGAGTGCCGCGTGGTGGCACCCATTGGCATCACTTCAGGCAAGATCCCAGCATCTGCCATCAATGCCACCTCACAACGAGTGAACTATGAGGCTTTCAACATTCGTCTCAACTCTGCCACAGGCTGGTGTGGACAGCAGGAAGCTTTCACCTATGTGGCTGTGGACCTGGGTGTGGTGCACCGTGTCAAGGCCATGCTGGTGAAGGGCGTCATCACCAATGATGTTGTGGGACGACCCACAGAGATTCGCTTCTTCTACAAGGAGAACGAGGCAGACAACTATATTGTGTATTACCCGAACTTCAACCTGACAGCACGGGACCCTGGCAACTATGGTGAGCTGGCCATGATCACACTACCAACTGTGGTGAAGGCACGCTTCGTCATCCTGGGCATCGTGAGCTACGACAAAAACCCTTGCCTCAAGTTTGAGCTGATGGGCTGCCAAGATGAGCCCCCCAGCCAGCGCCTGCTCGGCTATGACATGGGATACCCATGGTGTGTTGACAATGAGCCACCACAGTTTGCTGATTGTCCCATCAATCCCATTGTGGTACAGAAGAATGTGGATGGCTACCAGGCTGTCAATTTCACAGTGCCCACTGCCTTTGATAACTCTGGTAGCATTGCCAGGACTGAAGTTCGCCCTGCTGGATTTGCACTACCAAAGTTTGTTCTTGAGGATATGATGGTTGAGTATCTTGCCTTTGACTTTGATGGAAATGTTGCCATTTGTCAGATCAACATCACGGTTCTGGATGACACCCCACCTGCCCTCACGTGTCCACAGAGCTATGTCATTGAGCTGGTGGAGCAGCAAGAGAACTATCGTGTCAATTTCAACTCATCCATCACACTTGCCAGTGTTAACGTGAGCGACAACAGTGGCGAGTATCAGCTTCAGGTGCGACCTGAGGTGGCCCTGATCAGGGTGGGCGGCTACGAGAATGTCAGTGTTATTGCTACTGATCCATCAGGCAACACAGCTGCCTGTAGCTTCCAGGTGGCTGTGCAAGCCACAGCTTGTGTTGAATGGGAGCTGAAACCACCAGCTAATGGACGACTCAACTGTGCCCCAGACTTGGGTGAAGGTGTGGAGTGTATAGCCACCTGTGATTCAGGCTTTAGGTTCACTGACAACATGCCCTCCAAGACTTTCACTTGCAAACAGGACCTGTCATGGCAGCCAACCCGTGTCGTGCCAGACTGTGTCAGTGAAAACACACAGCAAGCAAACTATGATGTGGTGGCTGACGTGACGTACCGTGCCAATGGAGCTGTCCAGCCCACCTGTCTGCCTCAGTACAAGTCCCTACTGGAGCAGTACTATGAGAGCCTGAATGGGGTGCTTTCTGGTAGATGTTCTGCTGCCTTCAATGTGGCGATTGACCTTGTGTTCCAAGACACACGTTTGGACCTGACTGAGGAGAATGTGGTCTCTGTGGAGTATGTGGTGCGTCTCACACCAGAGGTGAATCAGAAGGAGTTGTATGACCTGTGTGGCTCCACACTGTCCCTCATCTTTGATCTTAGTGTGCCCTCCACCTCAGCTGTGATTGAGCCACTCCTTAGCCTGTCCTCTGCCGGTAACGCCTGCCCACCCATGCGTGCCCTCAACTCCAATGTGACACGTGGCTTCACCTGCAATGTTGGTGAGGTACTCAATACAGAGACCACTGTGGTGCCCCGCTGCTTGCACTGCCCTGCAGGAACCTATGCACCCCAGAATGAGGGAATGTGCTCCCCATGCAAGCGGGGATTCTACCAAGATGAGAGTCGCCAGGGTTCCTGCAAGCAGTGTCCACCTGGCACCTACACACGTCATGAAGGCAGCAAGGCTCTGCTTGACTGTGTGCCTGTTTGTGGTTATGGAACTTACTCTCCCACTGGCCTGGTACCATGCCTCAACTGTCCCCACAACTCCTACACAGAGACACCCCCTGTGGATGGGTTCAAGGAATGCAAGGCCTGTCCTCCTGAAACTTTCACTTACTCTGCTGCCACTTCCTCACAACAGCTGTGCCGCCGCAAGTGCCGCCCAGGTGCTTACTCTGACACTGGCCTGGAGCCCTGTGCCCTCTGCCCTGTCAACTTCTACCAGCCCTTCGAAGGCCGCACCACCTGCCTCGAGTGTGAGACTGGCAACCGCACTGTGAATGCTGGCTCAACCACCCCTCGTGACTGTCAGTCTGTCACCTGCACAGAAGGCACCTGCCAGAATGGTGGAGTGTGCCTGGCACGGCAGCACCAGGTGCAGTGCTACTGTCCTGCAGGCTTCACTGGCAGGTTCTGTGAGGTTGATGTGAATGAGTGTGCCTCAAGGCCTTGCTACAATGGTGGCACCTGTGTTGACCTGCCACAGGGTTACCGCTGTGACTGCCCCACCAGCTACAGTGGCCAGCAGTGccaggaagaagagacagactGTGTGGAGGATGCCTGTCCAGCCCGCGCCATGTGCAAGGATAACCCCGGCAGGAACTCTTACGAGTGCCTCTGCCGCTCTGGCTACACAGGTCCCGCCTGCAACATCACTGTCAACCCGTGCACAGAGAGTGGCAATCCATGTGCCAATGATGCCATCTGTGTCCCACTAGAGCAGGGTCGCTTCCGCTGCCAGTGTCAGCCTGGCTGGGAAGGTCGTCTCTGTGAGACCAACATTGACGACTGTGCCGACATCCCGTGTCTCCTGGATGCCAACTGCACTGACCTCGTGCATGACTTCCGCTGCGACTGTCCCGCTGGGTTCACTGGCAAGCGGTGCCACGTCAAGGTGGACCTGTGCCAGCCTTCCCCTTGTGCTAATGGCATTTGTGTTGATCGATTCTTTGAACATGAGTGCATCTGTCACCCGGGATGGTCAGGTGAGGAATGTGACATCAACGATGACGAGTGTGCCTCCAACCCCTGCATGAATGGTGGCCAGTGTCTGGATGAGGTGGATGGCTTCCGCTGTGCCTGTGACACTGGTTACACAGGCAGCATCTGCCAGCACACCATTGATGATTGTGCTTCTGACCCATGCCAGAATGGTGGCACCTGTGTGGATGAGCTGGATGGTTTCACCTGTGAGTGCCGGCCAGGCTTCGTGGGCTTGCAGTGCGAGGCATCCATTGATGAGTGTATCAGCAATCCCTGCAATCCTGAGGGCACCGCCAAGTGTCTCGACCTGGACAACATGTTCCGCTGCCGCTGCAACCCAGGCTACGAGGGAGAATTCTGTGAGCACAACATCAATGAATGTTCCTCCAGCCCATGCATGAATGGTGCCATCTGTATCGATGGTGTGAATGATTTCTCATGCACCTGCAAGGCAGGTTGGACCGGAAAGCGATGTGAGAATGACATTGGTGGCTGTGACGGCCTGCCGTGCCTCAACGCTGCCCAGTGCATCAACCTGTTCCAAGACTACTTCTGTGTTTGTCCCTCCGGCACTGATGGCAAGCGGTGCCAAGTGACTCCCGAGCGGTGTGTGGGCAACCCCTGCATGAATGGCGCCTCGTGCCAGGACTACGGCTCCGGCCTCAACTGTACTTGTTCCAGGGATTACACCGGTGTGGGGTGCCAGTATGAGTTTGACGCCTGTGAGGCCGGACTGTGCCAGAATGGTGCCACCTGTGTGGACCGTGGTGCTGGGTATGAGTGTGTATGTCCTCCAGGATACACAGGCACTCACTGTGATCAGGACATCATGGACTGTACCCAGACATCCTGCCCACCAGGAGCAACCTGCATTGACCTCACAAATGACTTCTATTGCAAATGTCCCTTCAACCTCACTGGTGAGGATTGCAGGAAAGTCATCAACATTGACTATGAACTTTACATCAATGATGAAAGCAAAGCCTCCAGTGCATCCCTGGCCACGCCCTTCGAGCTGGGTGAGGCCACCTCTTTCACCCTGGCCTTCTGGGTACAGTTTGCTGTCCAGGATGATCTTGGCACCATCTTCACTCTCTACTCTGTCTC GAGCCCCTACGTGCCCACCAACAGGCGGGTGCTGCTGCAGGCCACCAACACTGGCATAGCAATAGAGTTCTTTGAGGACATCAAGGAGTTTGTGACGTATCGCACCAACATTCCAGTGAATGACGGCCAGTGGCATCATGTGGCACTGGTGTGGGACGGCATGGCTGGCACCATCACACTGACCACCGATGCTGTGGTCGTGGCTCAGGTGGAAGACTTTGGTCAAGATCGCCACCTGCCCATGTT TGGCTGGGTCACACTGGGATCAGTGGAATCTGAATTTAGCGGCTACAAGAATGAGCGAGGCTTCCATGGTCGCATTGCTCGCCTCAACGCATGGAACAGACCACTGGACTTCAGAGCAGAAATTCCCAagatggtatgtgtgtgtgtgtgtgtgtgtgtgtgtgtgt